One genomic window of Quercus lobata isolate SW786 chromosome 9, ValleyOak3.0 Primary Assembly, whole genome shotgun sequence includes the following:
- the LOC115961171 gene encoding rust resistance kinase Lr10-like, which yields MQILHFDIKPHNILLDENFTPKIFDFGRVKLYLVDDSIISLTVARGTLGYMALELFYKNIGGVSYKVDVYSFGMLLLKMASRRKNFNALADHSSQIYFPTWVYEHVSGGNDITMADATEEENIVKKMIIVALWCIQMKPSDRCSMNKVVEMLVGEVEYLQMPSKAFLSSLANIGDNLNPTCLSIQSSESTQF from the coding sequence ATgcaaattttgcattttgataTAAAGCCCCATAACATTCTTCTTGATGAGAACTTCACCCCAAAAATATTTGATTTCGGGCGTGTGAAACTTTATCTTGTAGATGATAGTATAATATCTTTGACTGTTGCAAGAGGAACACTAGGATATATGGCTTTAGAATTATTCTATAAAAACATTGGGGGTGTTTCCTATAAAGttgatgtttatagttttggcATGTTATTGTTGAAAATGGCAAGTAGAAGAAAGAACTTTAATGCATTAGCAGATCATTCAAGCCAAATTTACTTTCCAACTTGGGTCTATGAACATGTTAGTGGAGGCAATGACATAACAATGGCAGATGCCACAGAGGAGGAGAACATAGTTAAAAAGATGATCATAGTTGCATTGTGGTGCATACAGATGAAGCCTAGTGATCGTTGTTCAATGAACAAAGTTGTAGAAATGCTTGTAGGAGAAGTTGAATACTTACAAATGCCTTCTAAGGCTTTCCTATCATCACTAGCAAATATAGGAGACAACTTAAATCCAACTTGCTTGTCAATCCAATCAAGTGAATCAACTCAATTTTAA